The Mesorhizobium sp. B1-1-8 genome contains a region encoding:
- a CDS encoding LuxR family transcriptional regulator: MIDSDVFDFVERCRKHKATEPLLDDLLETVRNLGFEHLILSGVPLGGQKLAPMVELNGWPEGWLERYIEAEHAAVDGVCIYSAKTLKPFLWAEVPAKWSDTQASRRVAGEATEFGIWSGFAVPMLSVHHWQSVLSFASSQKAISLSPRQQVQLVTMAVYAGMSIQAFSDVDGEADGVLTDREKEVLLWAAAGKTSSETSQILGLTERTVKWHTTRAREAFGVGTTTQAVIEAVRRRLIHP; this comes from the coding sequence ATGATAGATTCGGACGTGTTCGACTTTGTCGAGCGTTGCAGGAAGCACAAGGCAACCGAGCCGCTACTGGACGACCTTCTCGAAACCGTGAGGAACCTCGGCTTTGAGCATCTCATCTTGAGCGGCGTTCCGCTTGGCGGTCAGAAGTTGGCACCGATGGTCGAACTGAACGGCTGGCCTGAGGGCTGGCTCGAACGTTACATCGAAGCAGAGCATGCCGCGGTCGACGGTGTTTGCATCTACTCGGCAAAAACCCTGAAGCCGTTCCTCTGGGCCGAAGTGCCGGCAAAATGGTCTGACACACAGGCCTCCCGACGCGTTGCGGGTGAGGCGACGGAGTTTGGCATTTGGAGCGGCTTCGCCGTGCCAATGCTCAGCGTCCATCATTGGCAGTCTGTCCTCTCCTTCGCCTCTTCGCAAAAGGCCATCAGTCTGTCGCCACGTCAACAGGTGCAACTGGTAACGATGGCGGTCTACGCTGGTATGTCGATCCAGGCATTTTCGGACGTCGACGGCGAAGCAGACGGCGTCCTAACGGATCGTGAAAAAGAGGTGCTGTTGTGGGCTGCTGCCGGCAAGACCTCATCCGAAACATCCCAGATCCTTGGCCTGACCGAACGCACGGTCAAATGGCATACCACCCGAGCCCGCGAAGCGTTCGGCGTCGGCACGACGACGCAAGCGGTGATCGAGGCTGTGCGCAGGCGCCTGATTCATCCATAG
- a CDS encoding replication-relaxation family protein encodes MAYVGAMRIASPKAWDSLQRRMPVRPVSTGKFITAMPRDLFLFERLNWHGPLPSPYLIEYSRYFGHKSIGRARDRLTDLGHEQNTAHGGRYLDKPAAQYPQLPGGYVPRNHTNVYALTAASKKALAEAGRLVSTTHAGWWDHQLMVSCVTASIELAILANPSLGFIPRHQAIGDRQLSAVAPFTHGGRSHSLKLIPDQLFGIRYGDKKLYFLLEVDRSTELVSHGSFERKSFLRSFLQYRHFVGGQTYKQHYGIEEGMVVLFLTTTERQLQNMIDLVMRVTEGKGNNYVLFRCESRFATKGALPSPILDLVAGRWRRAGKGDLSLREPE; translated from the coding sequence TTGGCCTATGTCGGCGCCATGCGGATTGCCTCGCCAAAAGCATGGGATAGTCTCCAGCGTCGGATGCCGGTTCGGCCGGTCTCAACGGGTAAATTCATTACGGCAATGCCGCGTGATCTCTTTTTGTTCGAGCGCCTCAACTGGCACGGACCTCTGCCATCTCCCTATCTCATCGAGTATTCTCGGTACTTCGGGCATAAGAGTATTGGACGAGCCAGAGACCGGCTGACCGATCTCGGCCATGAGCAAAACACCGCCCATGGCGGCCGCTATCTTGACAAGCCGGCGGCTCAGTATCCGCAGCTCCCTGGTGGCTACGTTCCCCGCAACCACACTAACGTATATGCCCTTACCGCCGCCTCCAAAAAAGCGCTCGCGGAAGCCGGCCGCCTCGTTTCAACCACGCACGCCGGCTGGTGGGACCATCAATTGATGGTCTCCTGCGTGACGGCGTCGATAGAACTGGCGATATTGGCGAATCCTTCGCTCGGCTTCATTCCTCGACACCAGGCGATCGGCGATAGGCAGCTCTCGGCGGTCGCGCCGTTTACTCACGGAGGCCGAAGCCATTCCTTGAAGCTCATTCCCGATCAACTTTTCGGAATCCGCTACGGCGACAAGAAACTCTACTTCCTGCTCGAGGTCGATCGCTCCACCGAGCTGGTTTCGCATGGATCTTTCGAGCGGAAATCGTTCCTGAGAAGCTTCTTGCAATATCGGCACTTCGTTGGTGGCCAAACGTACAAGCAGCATTATGGCATAGAAGAGGGGATGGTCGTGCTCTTTCTGACCACCACCGAGCGTCAGCTGCAGAACATGATCGACCTTGTCATGCGTGTCACAGAGGGCAAGGGGAACAATTATGTGCTGTTTAGATGTGAATCTAGGTTCGCAACAAAAGGCGCACTGCCAAGCCCGATACTTGACTTGGTTGCCGGCCGTTGGAGAAGGGCAGGCAAGGGGGACCTCAGTCTCCGTGAGCCTGAGTGA
- a CDS encoding type IV secretory system conjugative DNA transfer family protein has product MSDKGPDVGTALAGAAIVTMLMAAVVPLMLFIVVPISLMWIAYKVGLAFSNTDAARERKAKANAQHRYDEILRRRPDFPSPQEFAVGIFERLPSGLPTNLADEIALASARLYEAEGFSEPIAEPPPVCDCPAGWRYLDYLSEQGAKVCDRTAPDLLHKTLLTAWRAVALHTPEVDADDPTRLSTRLSDVMDCRPLIEGMILSFFKDEVISRNLLAGLREQIDQNVLEVSGVAKGGKLFGEPVLPTAYKGNNPIFAYLKDTPLLDILGARIPFSIPERVRFEHHHIVAGSGHGKTQTLQHFITMDLVKVAHGEASIVVIDSQGDLIRKISRLKLFARGQPLSDRLVVIDPTDIEFPITLGLFSVGKERLKTYAPIDRERLQNALVELLSFALGSLMSAEMTAKQGTLFSFLIRAMLIIPDATIHTFRELLEPNGEEKFREHLMGLSGSARLFFETEYSDAKQYGETRRQVLRRLWGLLENSAFERMMSSATSKFDLFTEMAAGKVILINADKSLLQQSGTEIFGRFFIAMIALAAQERDEYALPCFVYIDEFGDYAANADSFITNIFQQARKRRIGMIVAHQMLGDLSTKTADSIAANTSIKFVGGASHADAGRLAKEMRTGHDFVHAQRQGSFAAFVRNVTPTAVSLTVPFGFMEKLETMSQDEAREVRNRMRATYAQPLRLRDERSPAGPPSSDRLQETGDIRPKPKDLDEGDITPR; this is encoded by the coding sequence GTGAGCGACAAAGGGCCCGACGTCGGTACTGCGCTGGCCGGGGCCGCCATCGTAACAATGTTGATGGCGGCCGTCGTGCCGCTGATGTTGTTCATCGTAGTGCCGATCAGCCTGATGTGGATCGCATACAAGGTAGGCTTGGCATTTTCAAACACGGATGCCGCGCGGGAACGGAAGGCAAAGGCAAACGCGCAGCATCGCTACGATGAAATCCTGCGTCGACGGCCGGATTTTCCTTCGCCGCAGGAGTTTGCCGTCGGCATTTTTGAGCGTCTTCCGTCGGGTCTGCCAACGAACCTGGCGGATGAAATCGCACTTGCGTCAGCCAGGCTTTATGAGGCCGAGGGATTTTCTGAGCCCATTGCGGAGCCGCCCCCCGTGTGCGACTGCCCTGCGGGATGGCGGTATTTGGACTACCTAAGCGAGCAAGGCGCAAAGGTCTGCGATCGCACCGCTCCGGACCTTCTTCACAAGACGTTGCTGACGGCATGGCGTGCCGTTGCCCTGCATACGCCCGAGGTCGATGCCGACGATCCAACCCGATTGAGCACGAGATTGTCGGATGTCATGGACTGTAGGCCTCTGATCGAAGGCATGATCCTCTCTTTCTTCAAAGACGAGGTGATCAGCCGCAACCTCTTGGCCGGCCTTCGTGAGCAGATTGACCAGAATGTATTGGAGGTGTCTGGCGTAGCCAAAGGTGGAAAGCTGTTCGGCGAGCCGGTGCTGCCGACGGCCTACAAGGGCAACAATCCGATCTTCGCCTATCTCAAGGATACCCCCCTTCTCGACATTCTAGGCGCCAGAATTCCCTTTTCGATCCCGGAACGGGTTCGTTTCGAACATCATCACATCGTCGCCGGCAGTGGCCACGGCAAGACCCAGACCCTGCAGCACTTCATCACCATGGACCTAGTCAAGGTGGCCCACGGCGAAGCCTCGATCGTCGTGATTGACAGCCAAGGCGACCTGATCCGCAAAATTAGCCGACTGAAACTGTTCGCCCGCGGCCAACCGCTCAGCGACAGGCTAGTCGTGATCGATCCCACCGACATCGAATTTCCGATAACGCTCGGTTTGTTCTCAGTCGGCAAGGAGCGTCTCAAAACCTACGCGCCGATCGACCGGGAGCGGCTGCAGAACGCGTTGGTGGAATTGCTTTCGTTCGCACTGGGTAGCCTGATGAGCGCCGAAATGACAGCCAAGCAGGGCACACTGTTCTCGTTTTTAATTCGCGCCATGCTGATCATTCCGGACGCAACGATCCACACGTTCCGGGAACTGTTGGAGCCCAACGGCGAAGAAAAATTCCGCGAACACCTTATGGGCCTGTCCGGTTCGGCGCGACTGTTCTTCGAAACCGAGTACTCCGATGCAAAGCAGTATGGGGAGACACGGCGGCAAGTTCTGCGCCGTCTATGGGGTCTCCTCGAAAATAGTGCTTTCGAACGCATGATGTCGTCGGCGACCAGCAAGTTCGACCTGTTCACTGAGATGGCGGCAGGCAAGGTTATCCTGATAAATGCCGACAAGAGCCTGTTGCAGCAGAGCGGCACGGAGATCTTTGGCCGTTTCTTCATCGCCATGATCGCGCTTGCCGCTCAGGAGCGCGACGAATATGCGCTGCCCTGCTTCGTCTATATCGACGAGTTCGGCGACTATGCCGCGAACGCCGACAGCTTCATCACCAACATCTTCCAGCAGGCGCGCAAGCGCCGGATTGGCATGATCGTAGCGCATCAGATGCTCGGCGATCTGTCAACGAAGACCGCGGATAGCATCGCCGCCAACACCTCAATCAAGTTTGTCGGCGGAGCCAGCCATGCCGACGCCGGACGCCTGGCCAAGGAAATGCGCACAGGCCACGATTTTGTGCACGCGCAGCGCCAGGGCTCGTTTGCCGCCTTTGTTCGTAACGTCACGCCGACCGCGGTATCGCTCACGGTACCATTCGGCTTCATGGAGAAACTGGAGACGATGTCGCAAGACGAGGCGCGCGAGGTGCGCAACAGGATGCGCGCTACCTACGCCCAGCCTTTGAGATTGAGAGACGAGCGGTCGCCGGCCGGACCACCCTCATCAGATCGTCTCCAGGAAACCGGAGACATTCGCCCGAAACCAAAAGACCTGGATGAGGGCGACATCACCCCGCGCTAA
- a CDS encoding glycoside hydrolase family 25 protein, producing MPNFNGVIDISHHNGNVNLATAKTDGIVGVIQKATQGQTGVDPTYARNRGRAETAQLLWGAYHFGTGSDGVRQAENFLGVVGDRKALLVLDLEPNPTGPSMSLEEARAFVTHVHDKTGHFPGLYSGHYIKQLLGTKTDPILAKCWFWLAQYGPTPVVPPNWPSWTMWQYTDGAFGPDPHTVRGVGRSDRDMFNGDEAKLRGFWASETS from the coding sequence ATGCCTAATTTCAATGGGGTAATCGACATTTCGCATCACAACGGCAACGTCAATTTGGCCACCGCCAAAACTGACGGAATCGTTGGAGTCATCCAGAAAGCTACCCAAGGCCAGACGGGCGTCGATCCGACCTATGCCAGGAATCGCGGGCGTGCGGAGACTGCACAGCTGCTATGGGGCGCCTACCACTTTGGCACCGGCAGCGATGGAGTCAGACAAGCAGAAAATTTCCTCGGCGTAGTTGGAGATCGCAAAGCCCTTCTTGTCCTCGATCTCGAGCCAAATCCAACGGGTCCAAGCATGAGCCTGGAAGAGGCGAGAGCCTTTGTCACTCACGTCCACGACAAGACGGGTCACTTTCCCGGTTTATATTCCGGGCACTATATCAAGCAACTGCTCGGCACCAAGACTGATCCCATTTTAGCGAAATGTTGGTTCTGGTTGGCTCAGTATGGTCCGACTCCTGTCGTTCCACCTAATTGGCCAAGTTGGACCATGTGGCAGTACACCGATGGGGCGTTTGGCCCGGATCCCCATACTGTTCGTGGCGTTGGTCGTTCTGACCGCGACATGTTCAACGGAGATGAAGCAAAACTGAGAGGGTTCTGGGCTTCGGAAACTTCATAG
- a CDS encoding acyl-homoserine-lactone synthase: MISVHVVNALNKLLYENEFDEFLRRRHDFFVHQKQWRPPSPDGRELDQFDTDAATYLLGIEEGRVVTSARLIPTSEPHMVSEVFPHMCERTGVPRRPDWAEWTRTFVVPDKRATGLRGTLTQLCCAVMEYALDEGLSAVGGVQETYFMPHHGALKWHAEPLGMAREENGEWYIVAYIDVNEAAMLSVRKILKIEHSLLVRRGRQVPFTGPVEKLSRVA, translated from the coding sequence ATGATTTCGGTCCATGTCGTCAATGCGCTCAACAAGCTTCTCTACGAGAACGAATTCGACGAGTTTTTGCGCCGTCGTCACGACTTCTTTGTGCACCAGAAACAGTGGCGCCCTCCGAGCCCCGACGGTCGCGAGCTAGACCAGTTCGATACCGATGCAGCGACTTATCTGCTCGGTATTGAAGAGGGCCGTGTCGTGACCTCGGCTCGACTAATCCCAACGAGCGAGCCACACATGGTCTCGGAGGTTTTTCCTCACATGTGCGAGCGGACAGGCGTTCCGAGGCGCCCCGATTGGGCCGAATGGACCCGCACTTTCGTCGTTCCCGACAAGCGCGCGACCGGGCTTCGAGGCACGCTGACGCAACTGTGCTGCGCCGTGATGGAATACGCCCTCGACGAGGGCCTGAGCGCGGTTGGCGGCGTCCAGGAGACCTATTTCATGCCCCACCACGGCGCGCTGAAATGGCATGCCGAGCCGCTCGGCATGGCTAGGGAAGAAAACGGCGAATGGTACATCGTCGCCTATATCGATGTGAACGAGGCGGCGATGTTGAGTGTCAGGAAGATACTGAAGATTGAGCATTCATTGCTGGTGCGGCGGGGAAGGCAGGTGCCGTTCACCGGACCTGTCGAGAAGCTAAGCAGAGTCGCCTAG
- a CDS encoding IS630 family transposase produces MRTGITIDITASDRARLEAVAAARSSPQKHVWRARIILLSGDGLGTIAIMAATGKSKTCVWRWQERFMAEGVDGLLRDKTRPPGVAPLERPLVDKVVALTLEPPRHEATHWTVRAMAKVAGIAASSVVKIWHDHGLAPHRWRSFKRSNDKAFAEKLHDVVGLYVSPPAHAIVLSVDEKSQIQALDRTQPGLPMKKGRLGTMTHDYKRHGTTTLFAALNVLDGTVIGKNMQRHRHQEFIRFLNAIEAELPADKAVHIILDNYATHKQPKVRAWLARHPRWTFHFVPTSCSWLNAVEGFFAKLTLRRLKHGVFHSVVDLQAAINRFIKEHNQASHPFIWKADPNQIIAAVKRGHQALESIH; encoded by the coding sequence ATGCGCACGGGTATCACGATCGACATCACGGCTTCGGACAGGGCGCGACTTGAGGCGGTCGCGGCGGCTCGGAGTTCGCCCCAGAAGCATGTATGGCGCGCCCGCATCATCCTTTTGAGTGGCGATGGCCTGGGGACCATTGCGATCATGGCGGCGACGGGCAAGTCGAAGACCTGCGTCTGGCGATGGCAGGAGCGGTTCATGGCCGAAGGCGTCGATGGCCTGCTGCGCGACAAGACCCGGCCTCCTGGTGTTGCTCCACTGGAGCGCCCCTTGGTCGACAAGGTCGTCGCGCTGACGCTGGAACCGCCCCGGCACGAAGCGACGCACTGGACCGTCCGTGCAATGGCCAAGGTTGCTGGCATTGCCGCGTCTTCCGTCGTGAAGATCTGGCACGATCATGGTCTTGCCCCGCATCGCTGGCGCAGCTTCAAGCGGTCCAATGACAAGGCGTTTGCCGAAAAGCTGCACGACGTGGTCGGGCTCTACGTCTCGCCGCCGGCCCACGCCATCGTGCTGTCGGTGGATGAGAAGAGCCAGATCCAGGCGCTCGACCGCACGCAGCCCGGCCTGCCCATGAAGAAGGGGCGGCTCGGCACCATGACCCATGACTACAAACGGCATGGCACGACCACGCTGTTTGCCGCCCTCAACGTTCTCGACGGTACCGTCATCGGCAAGAACATGCAGCGCCACCGCCATCAGGAATTCATCCGCTTCCTCAACGCCATCGAGGCCGAACTGCCGGCCGACAAGGCTGTCCATATCATTCTCGACAACTATGCCACGCACAAACAGCCCAAAGTCCGCGCCTGGCTGGCCCGGCATCCACGATGGACCTTCCACTTCGTGCCAACCTCCTGCTCATGGCTCAATGCCGTCGAGGGCTTCTTCGCCAAGCTGACACTCAGACGCCTGAAACATGGCGTCTTCCATTCCGTCGTCGACCTCCAGGCCGCCATCAATCGCTTCATCAAGGAGCACAATCAGGCCTCGCACCCCTTCATCTGGAAAGCCGATCCAAATCAGATAATCGCCGCTGTCAAACGTGGGCACCAAGCGTTGGAATCAATCCACTAG
- a CDS encoding helix-turn-helix transcriptional regulator, whose protein sequence is MRCISWKELKTIVPYSRQHIGRLEQANQFPLRVTLGQCRVCWVLDEVRAWLQVRIDSRSLTDTPDE, encoded by the coding sequence ATGAGGTGCATAAGCTGGAAAGAACTGAAAACCATTGTTCCGTATTCCAGACAGCATATCGGCCGCCTTGAACAGGCCAACCAGTTCCCCTTGAGGGTAACTCTCGGCCAGTGCCGGGTGTGCTGGGTCCTCGATGAAGTACGAGCCTGGCTTCAGGTACGCATTGACAGCAGATCACTCACCGACACTCCTGACGAATGA
- a CDS encoding tyrosine-type recombinase/integrase yields the protein MRLTDIAVRALQAPNTGQKTYSDEALPGFGVRVSQGGTKTFVVVCGPTRERITIGRFPIITLSEARTEAKRLLAEKTLGKNRPKTVSYNEARKEFLGEVKSKNRVRTHRDYSRLMRHFAFGNTKLGDIAKQDIKKRLAKLDRVPSERRHALVAIKVFFNWVVREEYLAHSPCEGLQVPSSAKKRKHALSHEELGKVLARSLTTSYPYGPIVALCLLTGQRRGEIAALEWEWIDRTNRTITLPGSITKNHKEHVFPYGDLAAAVLESIPIVGNARYVFPASRDHVRGKPTTTFNGWGKAKLIFDEGLDGVRPYTLHDLRRSLSTHMAPLKVPQLVVEKLLNHVSKQSQSDIAQVYNVYEYLPEMRDAVTKYETHLVNLLKT from the coding sequence ATGCGCCTCACCGACATTGCTGTGCGAGCGCTCCAGGCACCTAACACAGGCCAGAAGACCTACTCTGACGAAGCGCTTCCCGGATTCGGCGTGCGTGTCTCACAAGGCGGAACCAAAACTTTCGTCGTCGTGTGCGGCCCCACGCGGGAACGGATAACAATCGGCCGCTTTCCCATAATCACGCTATCTGAAGCCAGAACCGAAGCGAAGCGGTTGTTGGCCGAAAAGACGCTTGGGAAGAACCGCCCCAAAACCGTATCATACAACGAGGCAAGGAAGGAGTTCCTCGGCGAGGTTAAAAGCAAGAACCGCGTCCGGACGCACCGCGACTATTCGCGCCTGATGCGACATTTCGCGTTTGGGAATACCAAGCTCGGCGACATTGCCAAGCAGGACATCAAGAAACGTCTCGCCAAACTCGACCGCGTTCCCTCCGAGAGGCGCCACGCGCTTGTCGCCATCAAGGTCTTTTTCAATTGGGTTGTTCGCGAGGAGTATCTCGCGCACAGCCCCTGTGAGGGGCTGCAAGTCCCATCATCGGCCAAGAAGCGCAAGCACGCTCTCTCACACGAGGAACTGGGCAAAGTACTGGCTCGGAGCCTCACTACCTCCTATCCGTATGGTCCGATTGTCGCCCTCTGCTTGCTGACAGGGCAGAGGAGGGGTGAGATCGCCGCGCTGGAATGGGAATGGATCGACCGGACCAACCGCACGATCACCCTTCCCGGCAGCATCACTAAGAACCACAAAGAGCACGTCTTTCCGTACGGAGACCTGGCCGCAGCTGTCCTCGAAAGCATTCCGATCGTTGGCAACGCGCGGTATGTGTTTCCGGCGTCACGCGACCACGTGAGGGGCAAACCCACCACGACGTTCAATGGATGGGGCAAGGCCAAGCTCATATTCGACGAAGGACTTGATGGAGTTCGACCCTACACACTCCACGACCTGCGGCGGTCGCTCAGCACCCACATGGCGCCACTCAAAGTCCCGCAGCTCGTCGTAGAGAAACTTTTGAATCACGTGTCCAAGCAGTCGCAGTCAGACATAGCCCAAGTTTACAACGTCTATGAGTATCTGCCTGAAATGCGCGACGCCGTGACGAAGTACGAGACCCACTTGGTCAACCTTCTGAAGACATGA
- a CDS encoding alpha/beta fold hydrolase has protein sequence MRDATFSRRDVLWAGGALTVGAAFAGPLKLAAAERSGGGAEPTSWVDSAMPEVTHRMIETNGIRLHVAEQGEGPLVILCHGFPECWYSWRHQLGALAKAGFRAVAPDLRGYGRSDRPEELEKYTILDDIGDMVGLVDALDAKQAVIAGHDIGAAIAWQTALLRPDRFRAVIAFSPPFRSRGFGDAGPPTTLMPRTEDALFYQLYFQSPEAEAALEHDLRRTFRSMFYSLSGDSPPATNAGGFAAGMVPRNGDFLTNPASLPSWISESDIDIYVEEFARSGFRGALNWWRNIDRSWELMAAFGQAEVAVPALYVAGDRDIILDVFRPIIAKQSALVPKLRPAIILPGCGHWTQQERAPEVNSAMIDFLRSL, from the coding sequence ATGCGAGACGCGACATTTTCCCGACGTGACGTCCTTTGGGCCGGGGGCGCGCTTACCGTCGGTGCTGCTTTCGCCGGGCCGCTCAAGCTCGCCGCCGCGGAACGCAGCGGAGGCGGCGCGGAGCCGACGTCCTGGGTGGATTCTGCGATGCCCGAGGTTACGCATCGCATGATCGAGACGAACGGGATCCGCTTGCATGTGGCCGAACAGGGTGAAGGTCCGCTCGTCATCCTCTGTCACGGCTTTCCCGAATGCTGGTATTCCTGGCGTCATCAGCTTGGCGCGCTGGCGAAGGCCGGGTTTCGCGCCGTGGCGCCCGATTTGCGCGGCTATGGGCGGAGCGATCGTCCGGAGGAGCTCGAGAAATATACGATCCTCGACGACATCGGCGACATGGTCGGCCTCGTCGACGCTCTGGACGCCAAACAAGCTGTGATCGCCGGCCACGACATCGGCGCCGCGATCGCTTGGCAAACGGCGCTGCTGCGCCCCGACCGCTTCCGCGCCGTGATCGCGTTCAGCCCGCCGTTCCGCTCGCGGGGGTTTGGTGACGCGGGGCCGCCGACGACGCTGATGCCGCGGACCGAAGACGCCTTGTTTTACCAGCTCTACTTCCAGAGCCCGGAGGCCGAGGCCGCCTTGGAACACGATCTTCGTCGCACCTTCCGCTCCATGTTCTACTCGCTTTCGGGCGACAGCCCGCCGGCGACGAACGCCGGAGGATTCGCCGCGGGGATGGTCCCTCGCAACGGGGATTTCCTGACCAATCCGGCGTCCCTGCCTTCCTGGATCAGCGAGTCCGATATCGACATTTATGTCGAGGAGTTCGCCCGGAGTGGATTCCGCGGCGCCCTGAACTGGTGGCGCAACATCGATCGCAGTTGGGAACTCATGGCCGCCTTCGGCCAGGCAGAGGTCGCCGTTCCAGCGCTCTATGTCGCGGGCGACCGCGATATCATCCTTGACGTGTTTCGGCCAATTATCGCCAAGCAATCGGCGCTGGTTCCCAAGCTCCGGCCGGCAATCATCCTGCCGGGCTGTGGCCATTGGACCCAGCAGGAGCGTGCGCCGGAGGTGAACTCGGCGATGATCGACTTCCTTCGCAGCCTATAG